The proteins below come from a single Mugil cephalus isolate CIBA_MC_2020 chromosome 7, CIBA_Mcephalus_1.1, whole genome shotgun sequence genomic window:
- the thpo gene encoding thrombopoietin, with translation MRHQSRLEAFSTGQILHLNGPNVDSPGAAKQGMALSRLLLLCMVASEVWDAWTRPIDFVCNRAARRAMNIVPAINRALSDCDGSTTLLTSVQLPCTELHLASWETKSDQEKRADVVASLRVLSESVKAAALRQAGCGALILQRLENNINNYALILTRLQLSGPALTPSLSCVPRSTQSLRTVLQSYNQLISGKLERFIVSLEDRCTSQ, from the exons ATGAGACACCAGAGCAGACTCGAGGCGTTTTCCACCGGGCAGATCTTACACCTTAATGGACCTAATGTGGACTCACCGGGAGCAGCCAAGCAGGGCATGGCTTTAAGCA GACTCCTGCTGCTCTGTATGGTAGCCTCTGAGGTGTGGGACGCGTGGACCAGACCCATAGATTTTGTATGCAACAGAGCTGCCAGGAGGGCTATGAATATTGTCCCAGCAATAAACCGTGCACTG AGTGACTGTGATGGCTCCACGACCCTCCTCACTTCAGTTCAGCTGCCCTGCACCGAGCTTCACCTAGCATCCTGGGAAACAAAATCA GACCAGGAGAAGAGAGCAGACGTGGTTGCATCCTTGAGGGTCCTCAGCGAGAGTGTGAAGGCTGCGGCCCTGAGACAGGCGGGATGTGGAGCTTTGATACTTCAGAGACTGGagaacaacatcaacaactaCGCGCTCATCCTAACACGCCTTCAGCTGAGC GGACCAGCGCTGACACCATCGCTGTCTTGTGTCCCACGAAGCACCCAAAGTCTGAGAACAGTCCTGCAGAGCTACAACCAGCTGATCTCAGGCAAACTGGAGCGATTCATCGTTAGCCTGGAAGACAGATGCACTTCCCAGTGA